In Nocardia terpenica, the genomic window GAATTCCTCGGTGGAAGGACCGGCCCCGGAGCCCGGGACGTCAGTGCCGGATCCGAGTAGGCCGGGCCCGATGGAGGTGCGGCGATGACGACCCGCATGTACGGAAGGTGGGAAAAGCCCCGCAGCGCAGGGTTTTTCGGCCTCACCTGGGGTGTGTCGATGCTGGGCCTGGGTTTGGTGATCGCGATCATGCTGATTTTCATGGTCACCCACTCGTTGTCGGTGACTGGGATCGCGATCTGTTGTGCGGCAGCGATTTTCGTCCCGATGGCGGTGACGATCGGGGGCCGCACCGGCTGGGAGATCGCGGTCCTGCGGATCCAATTCGCGCTCGCCCGTAGCCGCGGCGAGTTGGAGTATCGCAGCGGTCGCTTCTCCTCGATCCCGGGCACGGCGAGATTGCCGGGGCTGTTGGCGGATTCGTGGCTGACCGAGTACGAGACACCGGGTGGGAAACGGTTCGGGCTGATCCATGTCCGGCGCACCGATCACTACACGGTCGTGTTGCGGGTTATCCCGCGCGGGCGCGAGTTGGTGGATCAGACCCAGATCGACGACTGGGTCAGCGAATACGGGAACTTTCTGGCTAGTCAGTCGCGTGGTGGTGAGGTGGTGGCGGTGACCTCGGTGCTGGACACCGTGGTGGAAACCCATCTGCGGCAGCACCGCGAGGTCGCCCGTCTGCTGCGCCCGCAGGCCCCCGAGTTCGCGCGGGCGGTGATGCGGGAGGCCGCCGCCGATATCGGCGGGGTCGGGGTGCGGGTCGAGGCCCGCGTCGCGCTCACCTATCGCGCCATCGGCAGGGGCAGGGGTCGCCGCGACATCGCCGAGCAGGCCCGCGAGATCAGCCAACGACTCCAGGCGCGTTATCGCAGCTGGCGCGTGCCGGGCTGCCCGCGACGCCGCTGGAAGCGTGGGAAGTGCTGGGATTGGTGCGGTCACGGTATGACCTGGCCGCCCAGCGTGACATCGAGCTAGCCGGTCGCGACCTGACCGGCACCCAGTCGTGGGACACGGTCGGGCCGATCGCGCACAGCGACCGTTGGGATCATCTCGTTCACGACGGCGCGCGGTCGATCACCTGGGAGATGGACGCCGCGCCCCGCGGCGCGGTCCTGGAAACCGGGCTGGAAGAACTGCTGAAACCTCGTGCGGACGTGCCCCGCAAACGCGTCGCGATCATCTATCGGCTGCATTCGGCGGCCGAGGCCACCGACATCGTCGACTCCGATTTCCGGGATGCGTTGGCCGCCGAGCAAACCGAGCGTGGTGTGCCCGGCGCGGCAGCGTCAATCCGCGTCCAGAACACCGGTGCCGCCCGCCAGGAACAAGCCCAAGGCGCTGGGCTCACCCGGTTCGGCGCGTTGATCACCATCACCGATCATCTCGGCGGGGATATGCCGGGCATCGAGGCGTCGGTCGAAGCGATGGCGGCGGCGGCGCGGCTGGGAGTGCGCCGCTGCTACGCCTACCAGGCCGCAGCCTTCGCCGCCAGTCTCGGCATCGGCGTCATCCTGCCCGAGCACACCTCGATCTCCAAGCGGGTCTCGTTATGACCCCACTACGGAACAAAGCCCCGCACACGCGAAAGACCATGCAGATCGCGGGAATTCGTGTCCTGACCCCGCAGGCCCGCGCCGCCGCCGAAGCCGCCGCGACCACGCGCGGGTGGCGCGGAATGCGGGCGCGGGCGGTGTTGTCCAGCGACGACCACCGCCACGCCACGGCGGCGCGGCGCGGCGAGGATCGCGCGCGCGACGGGTTCGACCGGCCGCTGGCGCGGCTGACCGACCGCGGCTACGCCGGGCCAGGGGGTGGGCGCGCGGCGGTGGTGCCCGCGATGCCGGAATGGCGCGCCACCACCGTGCAGGTGGCCGGGTTGTGGCCGTTCGCGGTCGGTGCCGTCGCCCCGGTGATCGGCACCCCGGTCGGCTCCCATTACGTGACCGGCGCCCCCGTGCACTTCGACCCCATGTCCTGGTTCCTGCGTGGGCACCTCACCGCGCCGATCGCGTTCGTGCTGGCACTCAACGGATTCGGCAAATCCACGTTCATTCGCCGCTTGGTGACCGGGGCGGTCGCGGCCGGGGAAACCGTGTTGTGCATGGGTGACAGCAAACCCGACTACCGGGACCTCGTGCAACGGCTCGACGGTCAGGTGATCGATGTCGGCTACGGCTACGCCAGCATCAACCCGCTCGCCGTCGGTGCGCTCGGGTCGATCATCGACAGGCTGACCGACCCCGACCAGCGCCGCCAAGTCGCCGCCCGGGTGGAGGCCGGGCAGGTCATGATCGTGGCCGGACTGATCGAACTCGTGCGCGGGGCTCGGGTCGCCGACTACGAGGAAACGCTGATCGCCGCTGGGCTGCGCCAGCTCTACAGTCCCGCAGGTGGTTTCACCTCGGACCAGCCGCCGCTGCTGTCGGATCTGCTCACGGTCATCGGTGAGGGCGGGGACCGGATGCGCGAATTCGCGGAGGAGGACTCCTCGCAGGCGTACCGAAACAGCACCAAAGCCTTGCGGCGGTCGCTACGCGCGCTGATCGAGGGGCCGTGGGGTGGCATTTTCGATGCCCAGACCAGCGTCCCACTGGATCTCACGAGCCCCGCAGTATGCATCGACGTCTCCCGCATTCCCGAAGGCGACACGAAACTGCTGGCCGCGGTGCTGATGGTCTGCTGGAGTGAGGGATTCGGGGCCGTCGCCGCGGCGCACGCCCTCGCCGACGCGGGCCTCGGCCCCGCTCGCACCTTCGGTGTGATCATGGACGAGATCTGGCGGGTACTCGGTGCGGGTCCAGCCATGGTCGACCGCACCGACGCCCTCACCCGGCTCAACCGTGGTTTGGGCACCGAGCTGATCATGTGCAGCCACACCCTCAAAGACCTCGCCAGCTTTGATAGTGTTGCGGCACAGTCGAAAGCCCTCGGATTCTTCGAGAGAGCGCGCGCCAAAGTTATCGGTCCGGTCGGGCCGGAGGAGATCGACCGCCTGCGCGCCGCAGTCGCCATCAGCGAGACCGAGAAACTACTCATTACCTCCTGGGCCGCACCCCGCCCACCCAGCGATGACCACACCGACGCTTCTCAAGTGCCACCCGGGACCGGTTGCTTCCTGCTCAAAACCGGGGAAGCCAACGAGCCCGGTATCCCGTTCCGGCTGACCATCACACCGAGCGAGCGGGATGCCGACATTCACAACACGAACCGGCGTTTCAGCCATCTCACCCGCACCGGAACGGTAGGTACGCCGCGGTTGGTGGACTCGGAGTGCGGCGAGGCGGCACAGGATCATGTGGCCGCCGATCGGCAGGGGGCAAGCAGGTGAGCCGTGAACGCTGTGAAAGCCGCTGTGGCGCTGACGCTATCGAGCACGCTCGTACTGCTTGTGGTGATCGTGGTGATCGGCGGCGGGCCGGGTATCTCGTGCGCGGCGACGGTCGACGGTGGAGGAGTGACCGGCCGGACCGGGGGGCCGGTGGCGGGTATGTCGGAGCGGCAACTCCAGTTGGCGCGCAACGGGGTCGCGATCGGCAAACAGCGGCGCGAGCCCGCGCCGGTGATCGTGGCCGAACTGGCCGCGCAGATCACCGAATCCACCCTCCGGAATTTGGCGAATCCCGCTGTGCCGCAATCGCTGACCTACGCCAACGACGGGCTCGGTTACGACCACGACTCGGTCGGCCCACACCAGATGCGCGCCAGTGTCTGGGGTGCGGCCGGGATCGCGGCGTTGATGACCCCGCCGTATCAGTTCAACTGGTTCTACACCCAAGCCGACCGAGTGACCGGCCGCGACCGGATGTCGGTCGCCGATATTGCCCAGGCTGTGGAGAACTCGGCCCCGGACGCCTACGGCGCGAGTCTGGACCTAGCGCAACGCCTGTACCAGATGTTCGCGGGCATCGACGTGTCCCAGCTGCCCGCAGCGCCGGGGCAGACGCCGGGCGGGTGCGGGACCGACGGGCAGGGCGCACCCCTGACCCAGGACCAGGAGGCGTTCGGGCAGGCCGTGATCCGCGCCGCCACTCGCTGGATCGGCACCCCCTACGTGTGGGGCGGCGGCGACTTCTCCGGCCCCACCAATGGTGGTTTCGACTGCTCCGCGCTGGTGCAGTACGCGCTGTTCCAAGCCTCCGGCGGACGCATCCGGTTGCCCCGCACCACCCGGGAACAGGTCAACGCCCCGGGCGCACAACCGATCCCGTTCAACGACCGGCAACCGGGGGATCTGATCTTCTTCACCGACCCCGGCGAGACGGCGCCGCATCACGTCGCGGTGTATGTGGGCCGCGACCAGCACGGCCAAGACGTGATCGTGCACGCGCCCGAGAGCGGCCAGACCGTCACCCTGGCACCGCTCTGGCGCAGCGAGCACCTGGACGTACGCCGCTACAGCCTGCCCGGCACCAGCTCACCTGTAGGATCTCATGCTTCGCTTGCGCCTTCTCAGTGATTTTGCGCCGGTCTTGCGCTTGCGCAAGACCGGTGAGAATCAGGCTCGTCCCGTCGGTGCCTGCCGGACGGACATGGCGTGGGCTGTTGTCAGTCGTTGCTGGAGAAGATTTCTCGCACCTCGCGCAACGCGTAGACGACCAGGACGTATCCGGCGACGGGGTCTGCCCACCACCAGCCGACAAGGCTGTTGAGCAGCAGGCCGAGCAACACAGCGACAGCGAGCAACCCGTCGATGAGGGTGACACGGCCTTCCGTGGCCAGGACAGGGTTGCCGAGCGCAGCGCCGGTGCGGGCCTTACCCGCAGCGAGAGCGAACATCGCAATAGCGGTGACGGCGGTCCAGGCGATTCCCAGCGGGGAGTGCTCGGGGTGGAAGCCGGTAGCCAGGACGACGGTGGATTGCGCCAGCAGATACACCGCCAGCGCGGCGAATCCAATGCCGATCACCCGCAGCGCGAAGCGTTGACGTGCTTCGCCCGTGCCGGTCAGTTCCCAGATCACAACAGTCGACGCACCGATCTCGATCAACGAATCCAGCCCGAACCCAGCCAGCGCGACCGATCGGGCGGTGAACGCGGCGACAGCGAGCACGACGATACCGACCACGTTCCACCCGAGCGTGGCGTATTCCAGCGCGAATCCTCTGCGCAGCAAGGATCGCCGGAGGGGGTCATCGAGGCTGGTCACCAGAGCAGTCTCACACGTCGGCGTGCCCATACGCACGCGGGTAGGGCACCCGTCGGTGAGGTTGGGCGATGCCTCACCTCACCACGCCGGTCTTGGCACCTCAACCCAGCAACTCTGACAACCCGAGGAAAGCGCAATGCCGATGGGAAACCGCTGCGCAAAAACGGAGAGAAACACCATGATCCGCCCACTTCGCTACGGCCGGAAGCGCAAACAAGAACGAGAACCTACATCACCACCACCACTGTCGCCAATACACGGCACCGGATCCGGCGACGAGCAATGAAGGGAAAACTGTTGTGACAAACCACAATTCGGATTCGATCACCTCTGATAGCAGCTCTGGGAAGCGGACCGTGGATGCGCGCCGAGCCCTGGAATCGGGGAGTGGACCGCAGCTGTTGCTGTGGTCGGCGGCATCGCGGCAGGCAATCGCGTTGTGTCGGCAGGACGGGCTGCCGGTCTGGCACGCCCAGTTCCGCCACGGCTTGGTCGTCGACAGTGCGGCGGCCGCCGCCGAGCTCGCCGCGTTGCAGGCGATCGTGGTGGCCGGACGCGCCTGCCGCCGCGCGGGAATCGGTGTCGCGATCCTGCATCTGGTCATTGCTGGTCAGCACGACCTGTCGATGGGAGCGATCCACGCCGCCGCGTTCGCCGAGGGCCTGCTGCTCAACCTCAGCGTCGACGACGCCGCCGCCAACCCCGCGGTCGGACATCTGAACGACCGGGCACCGATCTTCTGGCGCAGCACCAGCCTCGACCAGCTGCTCTACGACCCAGGACGGCCGCTATGACCCGCCCCGCCCGCGCGTTGATCGTGGTGATCGGGGTGCTCGCGGTCGCGGCGTGCACCAGCGGCGAACACCCGTCGGCGCACACCGCACACGACGGTGCTTGTGCCGGGCCGGGATTCACCGCACCGTTCGAGCAGGTGGACCCATGCGCGGCCGCGGGGGTCATGACCGCCGCCGTCACGGCGATCTTCAGCTACCGCCCCGCGCAGCAGTCCGATCCGCGGGCGGCGTTCCGCAGCGCGGAAGCGTTGATGGAGCCGGGGTTCGCGGCTGGTGGTGAACCGGCGGCCGTGGTGCTGGCCCCCGTCCCGGCCGTCGTCTGGCGGCACTGGCAGACCACCGGGACCTCGGTCGCGGCATCGGTGCAGGTGACCGGTGACGATCACCCCACCGATACCGCCACCGCGGCGGCCCGTGTCCTCGCGGTGCAGCTGCGCCCCAGCGACGGTGAAGCCGCGATCGGATTCGCCGCCTACACCCGGGCCAGCCGCGCGAATCCCGGTGCGGGATGGCTGGTTTCGGGAATCGAGGTGCGGCAATGAACTCGCCCGATCCGATCGCCCAGGGCGGCAGAGACTTCGCGCAGATGTTCACCCAGGCCATGCAGAGCGCGGCGATGACAGTCAATGTGCTGCAACGCTTCACCGCGGAGGGCCGCGACGGTCAGATCCACCAGCTGAAGGTCGCCGGTTACATCGACCGCGCCCGGAAAGCGCAGGAAGTCCACGATCTGGAGATCGCCGTCAAGACGGTGGAGAAACAGACGGCCGAGGACAAGAAGACCAACCAGCGCGAGACCGACGCCGCGTTCGAGCGGCGGCGCGAGGAGAAACACCAGCTCGAGCTGGAACTGGCGAAGGAGCGCAACGCCGACCGTAAGGAGGCCGACGAGGCATACCAAAGGCGGCAGGACGCGAAACATTCCCTCGAAGTGCGGGGCATGCGTGCCGACCTGAACCAGAAGGATGCGCTGCACAGCCAGAAGCTGCGCCGGGGAGGCAACTGGGCCGTGCAGGACCGGCACCTGCACGCGAAGAACGTCGCACTCGCGAACACGAAGATCGAGTTCGAGCAGCTGCGGATCGATCATCGGCGGGCGGTGCTGGGGCTGACTGAAACCCTCGAGCAGTCCGGCCGGACCGAGGCCCGAGCGGCGACCGCGGCGGCGGCGTGGGCGGCGGCGCACGCCACCGCGGACCTGTCGGAGGAACACCAGCGGTGGGCCGACGCGTTCGCCGTGCGCTACGGCGAGGACACCGGCGAGGAACCGGACACCCTGCTGAACACGGCCTCGGAGTCGGCGAGTCACGGGGCGGATACCGGTGATGCGGCCGAGCGGCCGCGGGGGGTATCGACACTGGTCGAGGCGCTGGCCGAGGTCCTCGTGTCCGGGAACAGCGACCTGGTCATTGCGAAAAACTCGCCGGGCGCGGCCGACGCGGGCCGGGGGCCCGGCTTCGCGATCGGTGAGGCGGTCTCGGTGCTGATGCCCGATGGCTCGCTGGCCGAGGTCTTTGTGCCGCCGCACCTGTCCCCGGAGCCGCACCTGTCCCCGGAACCGGACAGGACCACGGACCCGGGGCCGGAACCGCCGTCTATGGATCCGGGGGTGGAGTTATGACCGCCGGTGACCTATCCCGGGCGCGCGGTCGCGGATCTCGGCGGCTGGATGAGGTCCGGTGGGCGCCATGATCCGGCCGACTCGCAGCCAGGCGAGGGTGTTGAAGGCGATCCAGAACGCCACCGTCGACATCACCGAGGGCTCCCGCCGCATCGCCGAGTGGACGAAGAACACCGCAGAACCGGCACCGCACCGCTGGCACGAGGACATCCAGGGACGCCAAGACGTGCGCCGGTGGCTGGAATCGGCCGCGCGGGCCGGGGGAGTGCCGCAGAGATGGATCGACCACGTGCGCGAGCGCGGTGAACGTGAGCGCCCGGTGCGGTGGCGATCGGATCTGTATCTGCGGGATCCGGAGCCGGTGGACCGGGACGCGTTGCTGGGCGTGGTCGGCCGCGACATCGCGGCGATCCGCGAGATCGCGGCTCTGGGAGCCCGTTACGCCCTGGTGGGCAGTGACGCCGATGCGCAGGCGGCGTCCATCGTGGAACGGCGTCTGTACCAGCGGTGGGAACACGCCGCCATGCTCACACAACTGCTCGGCATCACGGCGGCGGAGGCCGAGCGGCTGTGGGCCACCGAGCCGGAATGGGCCGCGCGGTCCGCGCACGCGGTGTCGCGGCTGTCGCCGACTGTGGTGGGGGACCGGCTGATGGAGCTGGCATACGTCGACCGCGATATGGAACGTATTGGGCCGCAAGCGATTGCGCTGCGGGAGGCGGGGTTCACCGCACTGGCCGCCCGTCATGCGCCGCCGACCCCGGCGTACCTGGTGAGCGAGGTGAAAACCGCGCTGGCCGTGAGGGACCCGGAAGTCGGCCCCGAGCAGGAGGCCACACCCGGGCGAGATATCGAGCATGCCCTGGAAAAGGTCGGCCTGGGCGGGTCCGCCACGCCGCCGACCGCACCGGTGTTCAGTTCCGCCGCGTCGCACGAGGCCATCACCGTGACCCGTCGAGCATTCGACGCCGCACCGGTGTTCAGTTCCGCGGCCGAGCCCGAGTGGTTCGGACGGTCGGGGGATGCGGAGGTGGGATTGTGAGCGCTGCGGAACCAGCGAGAGCGGGTGCTCGCATACCACGGCACCTCGGTGGGGACCGGTGGGAGCGATGAACCGCCCGCGTCCGACCCCGGCGCAGCAGCAGATCTTGCAGGCGATCCAGAATCGGATCGCCGAGACCGCCGGGTTTTTCGATCGGGGGATGGCCCGGCAACGCAGGGTGGGCGATATCGCCGCACGGTCGTGGTATCGGGAACTGACCGCCCGGCAGGGGGTGTGTCGGCTGCTGCAGGACGCGGCGTGCGCAGGGGGCGTGCCCCGCACATGGATCGATCAGGTCCGGGCACGGGGTGAGCAGCGAATCCGGTGGCGATCGGATGTGGTGTTCGGCGATCCCGAACCGGTCGACCGTGACGGGCTGCTGGCCGCCTTGGCCGCCGACAGCGGCATGGTCCGCGATGTCTCGATCGCGGTCGCGGTGCTCGGCGAGACCGACGCCGGGACAGCGCACCGGGTGCAGCAGCGTCTGGACCTGGTGTGGGACCGCACGGTCGCGCTCAGTCATCTGCTGGACGTCACGGCCGAGGAATCCGTGCGGCTGTGGGGTGTGCACCGAGGGTGGGCGGCGCGGGCGGCGGTCTCGGTGTTATCGATGCCGCCCGGCGCGGCCCATGCCACGGTCCGCGAGTTCGCCAGCGGCGACCTGACACGCACCGGCCTGCAGGGCGCCGTGTTGCGGGCGGCCGGGCTCACCGCCGCCGTGGACCATGCTCCGCCGAGACCGGCGCATCTGGTGAAACAGATCGACGCAGCGCTGGCGCAACTCGGCGCGGTCCTGACGCAGATCAGTGACGCGGATCGGCTCGGCACCGCCACCGCGGCGAGCCCCGACAACAGCGGTGCCCGCGAGCGCAGTACGCCCGGCCCGAGCGCGTGTCGGCCTACTGAACACGCGGTCTCGGTGCTCCTGCCGGTCGACGGCGGGTCTCGCGCGTCGTATCCGTCGATCGCGGTGGAGCCGGACCTCGCGGCCGAAACGGGCGGGGCAGGCAGGCTGAAGGGCCCCGATCCCGGAGCAGAGCCGTGAGCACCACGGGTAGGCAGGTACCGCGCGGGCCGGTCGCGGGCCGCGAATACGGGGTCGGGTGGGCACGATGACGCCGCAGCGGCCTACCGCGGCTCAGGCGAAGGTCTTGAAGAGCATCCAGAACGACACCCGGGCACGCCTCGGGTGGTCCGAAGGTGCGGAGCGAGACCTTCTGCGACGTGAACTGGTGTTCGCGGGCATCGCCGGGGGAGTGCCACGGGCCTGGATTGCACACGTGCTCGAGCGTGGTCACCGAGGCGTCGAGTGGCGGTCGGATCTGTACTTGAAGGATCCGGAACCGGTCGACCGGGCCGCGCTGCTGGACGCTCTGGGACGCGATATCGGCCGGATTCACGAGGTCGTCGGCGTTGTCGCCGGTCACAGCGCGGGAGCCCCGACCGTGAACGCCCGCACGGTATCGCTCGTGCAGCGGCGCGTGCGGGTGATGTGGGACCGGGCGGTCACGCTGACCCATCTGCTGGCCGTCGCGGCCGAGGAGGCTGTGCACCTGTGGGGGACCAACCGACGATGGGCAGCAGAGGCGGCGGACACGGTATCGCGGATGCCACCCGGTGCGGTCGCGGAGCGACTCCACGGATGGGTAGCACTGGATCCCGACATGAAACGGATCGGATTGCAGGCCACAGCATTGCGTGCGGCCGGTCTCACCCCACACGCCGCGCGACATGTGCCACCCACACCCACGCAGATGGTCGGCGAGGTGAAAGCGGCGCTGGCGGACCGGAACTCGGCTGCGGAACACGCCGCGCAAGCCGCACCGGGGTGGGCCATCGAGCACGCCGTCGCCGTCGCCGGTCTCGGCGAACCGGCATCCTCGGCCACCGAGATCACGGCATCGGCCTCCGCCTCGACCGTCGGGGTCGCCACACCGGTCTTCAGCGTCGAGGCCGACGCCAACAGCGGAGCTGGCCTGTAACCAGCCCTTCGACATTCGACAAAGGAAAGGAGTATCCGGTGACCGAAACACCGTGGGCGAACGAACCGTCGTGGAAAGCCCGGCTCCTGGAACACATCCAGGACCTGTCCACGTCCGCTGTCGGCCCACACCGTCACCAGGCACTCATCGATGCCCAAGCACGTGCTGTCGCGATCGGATTGCCACCCTGGTGGATCGAACACGCCAGAATACTAGGCCGATGCGGCAGCGGACCCACCGGCACACACCGGCCGAAGAGACGAAATACGCCGCGGAACAACGCCATCGAGGCCCTGGCCGCGGACCTGTGGGAACTACAGCACGTGGCGGCGCTGGCTGCGGCCCGGCTGGAACGTCTAGCCGCCGTGGGGATCATGGTCGAGCCCGATCCCGCGCACGCCACGTTTTTCGATCAGAACATGGTGCAGCTCTGGCTACGGACCTGTGACGCGGTACGCACCATCGAACCGGACGACGCCGAACGAGAGCAACTGTGGGCCAGCGATATTCGCGGCTGGCGGCGAATCGTCGCAGCAACGGTCGACACCTACAGCGACCGGGACCTGTACCGGCGCTGGATCGCCTACGCCACCGCGCAACCGGTGAAGATCCTCACGACGTCGGCACGAGGAGACACGGCACGGCAGCAGGGCGCCCCCGCCGGACCGGACGTGTGGTGGCCACCGAAACCGGCAGACATGATCACCGCCGCGACCGACGCGCTCCGTCACCGGGTCGATCCGCCCGTCCTCGTGCCGACGGTCGACATCGAGGCCGCGATCGATGCCGCCCGCGCGAGGGCGTGGGCGGACCGCGACGGACGCGGCGCACCCGACGGCCCGATCGACGAGCGCGCGGTCGAGCCGGGATCGGAGCTCGAATTATGAGCCCCTGGAACGAGTCTCGCGATCCGGTCGATCGGGAGCTGCGGCAGGTGAACGATCTTGCGTATCAACGCCGGTGGCTGCGGGATGCGGTCGAACGAGAACAGCTGTCGCCGGTCACCCGGGCGGGGCTGCTGGCGACGGTGGAGATGGTCGACCACGCCATCGCCGATGGCAGGGCGCAGGCGCAGAACACCGGAGCTTCCCCGCGCGAGGTCGCGCTGGCCGAGTTGCTCGGGGATCAGCGTATCCAGCTGCGGGCTCTTGGCGGGCTTGCCGTCACCGAGGACTGGATGAAATCGACTGTGGGGGACTGGGTTGCCGGTGACATCGTGGAGTTGCACGAGATGGCCGCGATCGCTGCCGTGCGGTCGCAGAGGCTGCGTGGGCAGGGTGGGTCCATGGCGGTGGTCGCCGACCCTGACAACGTCACGGCGGCACGGCATCTGACCAACATGCATCTGCTCGGCGCGCAGGTCGACGCGCTAGCACATGTCCTGGAAATCAGTGACCAGGAGTGGACGTCGTTGTGGGAATGGCCGAAGACGCTGCGGCGGTCAGCGGTGCAGATCTCCGCCGAACTGTGCACCGCCATCGTGGTGGCCCGGTGGACAGAGCAGGCGTCGCCACGGCGGGAAGCCCGGGCGCGCAGTGTGCTGGAAATCCTGCGACCGGTCGCCAGCCCGCCCCGACTGCTGGCCCGGACCGGACCGACACCGCAGGAGCTGATGACCTGGGCCGAGCGAGCGCTCGCCGACCTCGCCCGGGGCACACCGGTCGACGCCGCCACACACAACGCGGCTATCGACGCCGCGTTGCCGGACGGGCCGGAGTCCCGCTGGGACGCCGCCAGCCACACCATCGATAACTCACAGTCCGGGCCGCCTGGATCCAGCGACCGGGGTATCGACCCGTGAGCAGCGACGGGCACCTAACGGGCCGCAGGGCACCTCGGCCGGACCCAGCCCCCCTCACGTCGACCACTGCGATCGAGGACGTCGGGTGGGAGGACGACAGCCACATCACGCGTGATCCGCAGGCCCGGATGCGCGGACCGAGCGACCCCGGTATCGACCCATGAATATCCACGAAGGGCTACCGGACTGTCGTGCGCGGCGCGCGGGCAGGACACAGACCTCGGCCCGCCAGACGAGATGGCAGCGGTGATGGCGCGGTCGGGGCCGATCGCGGTGCGCGGCGGGGATATTCCGGTCGAGCAGGCCGCGGTGCTGAGGGAGGTGCAGCGGCTGGCGGCCGAGGAGGCACGCCTGCACGCGGCGTCGCAAGCGCCGGGGGATTTCCGGCGGTCGGTGCAGTTGGTTGGTGAGATCAGCGCTGCCGGGCGTGCGCGCTCGATCGCGGAGATGACCGCGGAGGTCGCCGGTGTGCCGAGGGGGTGGATCGGTCGCGTGCGCCGGCTGGGACAGGCCGGACGCCTGTGGGACGACGGCCAGTTGTTGCCGGTACCACCACCGCATCCGCGGCGTCGCCGGACGGCGGAGCGAGTCGAACAGGATGCGGCACAGCTGATGCGGCTG contains:
- a CDS encoding C40 family peptidase, with the translated sequence MNAVKAAVALTLSSTLVLLVVIVVIGGGPGISCAATVDGGGVTGRTGGPVAGMSERQLQLARNGVAIGKQRREPAPVIVAELAAQITESTLRNLANPAVPQSLTYANDGLGYDHDSVGPHQMRASVWGAAGIAALMTPPYQFNWFYTQADRVTGRDRMSVADIAQAVENSAPDAYGASLDLAQRLYQMFAGIDVSQLPAAPGQTPGGCGTDGQGAPLTQDQEAFGQAVIRAATRWIGTPYVWGGGDFSGPTNGGFDCSALVQYALFQASGGRIRLPRTTREQVNAPGAQPIPFNDRQPGDLIFFTDPGETAPHHVAVYVGRDQHGQDVIVHAPESGQTVTLAPLWRSEHLDVRRYSLPGTSSPVGSHASLAPSQ
- a CDS encoding cation transporter, which produces MTSLDDPLRRSLLRRGFALEYATLGWNVVGIVVLAVAAFTARSVALAGFGLDSLIEIGASTVVIWELTGTGEARQRFALRVIGIGFAALAVYLLAQSTVVLATGFHPEHSPLGIAWTAVTAIAMFALAAGKARTGAALGNPVLATEGRVTLIDGLLAVAVLLGLLLNSLVGWWWADPVAGYVLVVYALREVREIFSSND